One segment of Fibrobacter sp. UBA4297 DNA contains the following:
- a CDS encoding Ig-like domain-containing protein produces the protein MKGFGQIALASVVSIFGISAVHAADAATKIQASEVVTLPSDAAYGGGDKVGSQLIAATYNAGKGPGIWIVADGGYRLYHNGSLLAEDNQAGRVRFIPMTFLPGENAISVVSVNGKGAPGVLVQIDDLDKSYYSGSGWKSKPVVSNNSWKNKGRDLSQWGGATTLSYANNKLPSGGNLENFAANTQAKWIWTSDESDPTAVLLFTFNVKAEGFGVTTTGGDAGKVVIASDSASIRKYLQSNDAVTILVPEGTYDFRQMRNAVTEANKQGRTWCRTTCGETNRVTGKTNKFYRIAFEKNSCASLGESGLEIVKESDNLQAWSNWITTKPNKSLVGMGRGANLRGASIAVRSNEGSGNHIYRNLAIYDVNPHLIEGGDGLETVGTASKHVDKFWADHISYKWISDGMDMEFVDDATISYLDFDGANEFNCWGTDPYMALVEDAHLTYANNYWHNTYGRVPKVTGENNGSQVHLYNQYVDYNRFFIAGANGHSANAKAYVRYENSYISDGQGYLAEWGDNGYVYFSGVTFGNGTKQQHRYNGTVKQGIPQAETFNPSYSFEKRNVADLPKEIPNLSGVGGRYGKMPEYNQGFGQSNKAASVTLTAPAAGAKITASADVTLKADAKDNDGSVKSVAFYVGNTLVGTATAAPYQVNARGFEPGTHSAVAVVTDNSGLTWMSEYVTFTVEGAAESSSSAAPASSSAVAESSSSEVSSSSVAESSSSATPASSSSEGTIGIASPMQRATEAEAGFYRIFDIQGRPLYSGNSKPAKMPAAHVIVIEYSKTGKTLRHYIQ, from the coding sequence ATGAAAGGTTTTGGTCAAATAGCGCTTGCAAGCGTTGTCTCAATTTTCGGAATTTCCGCAGTACATGCGGCAGATGCGGCTACAAAAATTCAAGCCTCTGAAGTCGTTACGCTCCCGTCCGACGCCGCTTACGGCGGTGGCGACAAAGTTGGTTCACAGCTGATTGCCGCCACGTACAACGCCGGGAAAGGCCCAGGCATTTGGATTGTCGCCGATGGCGGTTACAGGCTCTACCACAACGGTTCACTCCTCGCCGAAGATAACCAGGCAGGCCGAGTACGCTTTATCCCGATGACATTCCTGCCCGGCGAAAACGCCATTTCTGTCGTGAGCGTGAACGGCAAAGGCGCCCCGGGCGTTCTCGTGCAAATCGACGACCTCGACAAATCTTACTATTCCGGCAGTGGCTGGAAGTCAAAGCCCGTTGTCAGCAACAACTCCTGGAAAAACAAGGGCCGCGACCTCTCGCAATGGGGAGGCGCCACAACGCTTTCTTACGCAAACAACAAGCTCCCGAGCGGAGGCAATCTCGAAAATTTCGCCGCAAACACACAAGCGAAATGGATTTGGACAAGCGATGAATCTGACCCGACAGCAGTGCTCCTTTTCACGTTCAACGTGAAAGCCGAGGGCTTCGGTGTCACCACAACGGGTGGCGACGCAGGCAAAGTCGTCATTGCAAGCGATTCCGCAAGCATCCGCAAGTACCTGCAGAGTAATGACGCCGTGACGATTCTTGTGCCCGAAGGCACTTACGACTTTAGGCAAATGCGCAATGCGGTGACCGAGGCGAACAAGCAAGGGCGTACTTGGTGCCGCACGACTTGCGGCGAGACGAACCGCGTGACGGGCAAGACGAACAAGTTCTACCGTATCGCCTTCGAGAAAAACAGTTGCGCGAGCCTCGGCGAATCCGGACTCGAAATTGTGAAGGAATCGGACAATCTACAGGCGTGGAGCAACTGGATTACCACAAAACCCAACAAAAGCCTTGTGGGCATGGGTCGTGGTGCCAACCTCCGCGGAGCATCCATCGCCGTGCGCAGTAACGAAGGTTCAGGGAACCACATCTACCGCAACCTCGCGATTTACGATGTGAACCCGCACTTGATCGAAGGCGGCGACGGCCTTGAAACCGTAGGCACCGCCAGCAAGCACGTAGACAAATTCTGGGCCGACCACATCAGCTATAAATGGATCAGTGACGGCATGGATATGGAATTCGTGGATGATGCCACTATCAGCTACCTGGATTTTGACGGCGCGAACGAGTTCAACTGCTGGGGAACCGACCCCTATATGGCGCTTGTCGAAGATGCTCACCTGACTTATGCAAACAACTACTGGCACAACACTTACGGTCGCGTCCCAAAAGTCACCGGTGAAAACAACGGCTCGCAAGTTCATTTGTACAACCAGTACGTCGATTACAACCGCTTCTTTATCGCAGGCGCAAACGGTCACAGCGCAAACGCCAAGGCTTACGTGCGCTACGAAAACAGCTACATCAGCGATGGTCAAGGCTACCTCGCCGAATGGGGCGACAACGGCTACGTTTACTTTAGCGGAGTTACGTTCGGGAACGGGACCAAGCAACAGCACCGCTACAACGGCACCGTGAAGCAAGGCATTCCGCAGGCAGAAACATTCAACCCGAGCTACAGTTTTGAAAAGCGCAATGTCGCAGACCTCCCGAAAGAAATCCCGAACCTCTCGGGCGTTGGCGGACGCTACGGCAAAATGCCCGAATACAACCAAGGCTTCGGTCAAAGCAACAAGGCTGCAAGCGTAACGCTCACCGCACCTGCCGCTGGCGCAAAAATCACTGCAAGTGCAGACGTGACCTTAAAAGCCGACGCCAAGGACAACGACGGCTCCGTGAAAAGCGTTGCATTCTACGTCGGCAACACGCTCGTCGGAACCGCCACCGCAGCGCCTTACCAGGTAAACGCGCGCGGTTTCGAGCCGGGCACACATTCCGCAGTCGCCGTCGTGACCGACAATTCCGGACTCACGTGGATGTCTGAATACGTGACGTTTACCGTCGAAGGCGCGGCAGAATCTAGTTCCAGTGCGGCTCCCGCAAGCAGCTCAGCAGTCGCGGAATCCAGCTCTAGCGAAGTTTCTTCATCGAGCGTCGCGGAATCTAGCTCCAGTGCGACACCCGCAAGCAGCTCCAGCGAAGGGACCATCGGCATCGCCTCCCCCATGCAGCGCGCGACCGAAGCCGAAGCAGGCTTCTACCGCATCTTTGACATTCAAGGACGCCCGCTGTACTCCGGCAACAGCAAGCCCGCCAAGATGCCCGCTGCGCACGTCATCGTGATTGAATACTCCAAAACAGGCAAAACATTACGCCACTATATCCAATAA